A genomic stretch from Myripristis murdjan chromosome 12, fMyrMur1.1, whole genome shotgun sequence includes:
- the LOC115369206 gene encoding high choriolytic enzyme 1-like has translation MDPSLFTAVLGLLLGLAAAHGSPPERSHDEGVKTKELGRSDITSKILEANKGMDHMLVEGDVLLPKKRNAMKCWRNYCKWPKSANGLVEVPYTISDYFYDYEKAQIERAMRSFHTRTCVRFVPRSGQSDYLSIESKLGCYSTLGRAGGRQELSLSVSGCVHHGIVQHELLHALGFHHEHTRSDRDRYVTIHWENISSATAYNFHKANTNNLNTPYDYSSIMHYGRTAFASEYGAETITPIPDGSVQIGQRDDMSDIDVLRVNRLYGCRV, from the exons atggaccCGAGCCTCTTCACCGCCGTCCTGGGCCTGCTGCTGGGCCTCGCcgccgcacacggcagcccccCG gAGCGGTCTCACGATgaag GAGTCAAGACCAAGGAACTCGGCCGCTCAGACATTACTTCAAAAATTCTGGAGGCAAATAAAG GCATGGATCACATGCTGGTGGAGGGCGACGTGCTTCTTCCTAAGAAGAGGAACGCCATGAAGTGCTGGAGGAACTACTGCAAATGGCCAAAGTCTGCCAACGGGCTGGTTGAAGTGCCGTACACCATCAGCGACTACTTCT ACGACTACGAAAAGGCCCAGATAGAGAGAGCCATGAGGAGCTTCCACACGAGAACCTGCGTTCGCTTCGTTCCTCGCAGCGGCCAGTCGGACTACCTCAGCATCGAGAGCAAACTTGG gtgctACTCCACGCTGGGGCGGGCCGGGGGCCGGCAGGAGCTGTCGCTGTCGGTGTCCGGCTGCGTGCACCACGGCATCGTTCAGCACGAGCTGCTCCACGCGCTCGGCTTCCACCACGAGCACACCAGGAGCGACAGGGACCGCTACGTCACCATCCACTGGGAAAACATCTCGTCAG CGACGGCGTACAACTTCCACAAGGCCAACACCAACAACCTGAACACTCCGTACGACTACTCCTCCATCATGCATTACGGAAG AACTGCCTTTGCATCCGAGTACGGGGCCGAGACGATCACCCCCATCCCAGACGGGTCGGTGCAGATCGGACAGAGGGACGACATGTCCGACATCGACGTGCTGCGGGTCAACAGGCTGTACGGCTGCC gtgtgtga